The sequence aaaatttcaagctttgattttagttatatatttgattattttatttgatggtagaagcatttttacttttttgttcatttatttgaacatgtaatatatttttaataaatgattgtgttgacaatatgattctaaaattcatataatatgatctcaactaaataattatgttttttggtataaaaccgaataaaccgaaaactgACGGTATATagaccaaaccgaaccgaagtaaatattgattaagaatggtagttatattttactaaccgaaatactgaaaaccaaaaaaaactgaacctaaaccgaaccgatatccggattgaacactcctacacactcttcttctcctccatcTTCTGTGGTTGTTTCTTCTCCTCCTTGATCAACTCGAGCACCAGCTTTTCTACTAATCATATCATCTCTTTTATCTCCTCATTCTTCTCTTTCATTACTCCATTAACTCCACATCCGGTCATTCAGTTGCAATAGACTATTTGTATTGTTATATTCTATTTGGTAAAAGTAGAATATAAATGTTgatgtataataaataaatatttgttatgtTTGTAAGCTTATTTACTATTTGTATGTGcgctttattttatttattgatatatgGTCATTGTACTCTAAATTTGATAGTTCTCTTCTctaaaattttgtataattcttttgatattaaattgattttattcGAATGTTTGACAAAGGTAAGAAATTTAGTTTCATGGATTTTTTTTCATCAACCACGACTAATTTTCGCATATTATTTTACAGAGTTGCTTAACTAATGTAAATGGAGTAGACTACCCGTTCTATACTATTTATACAGGATCCATACTATGTCgagtatattaaaaaaatttggcaGCTTATTATATAGATTATGTTTGGGTTTATAATTCAGTgactagggtttagatttagtaaTGAGGGTTTTGTCTTGGGTTTTAGTATTTAAGTGGGTGGGTTGGATTTAATATTTCATTACATACAATGGCtgataaattaaactattataataaaaacatttatagattatatatagGTTTATAGTTTACCGATTAGGATTTAGATTTATTATAATTAGGGGTTTGGGTATAGCATTTAACGGTTGTGGGAGGGTTTAACATGTAAGGGTTAGAGTTCAGGTTGGGATCCTATACTACTTCACGATATGGAATAGAACATACACAAACTTTCTCTAAAATATTTAGTAAGAacatttacaaataatatttgggtttatagttTACTGATTAGGGTTTGAATTTACTAATTAGATATTTGAGTATAGTATTTAGCGGTTGTGAGAGAGTTTAATATGTAGGGGTTAGAGGTCAGGTTGGGATTCTATACTACTTCGATGATATGAAATAGAATACAcgcatatttaaaaaatatagtaaaaattttatagattatatttagatttatagtttactgattaaggtttatatttattaattaggaGTTTGGGTATAGTATATAGCGGTTGTGAGAAAGTTTAATATGTAGGGGTTAGAAGTCAGGTTGGGATCCTATACTACTTCTAAATATAAGGTTTAGTGAttaaggtttatggtttagtatttagaatgTGAGAGAGTATAAATGGGGTTAGCATTAACTTCTTCCATGAAATCATAAACATTTCACAATTTCACCAATTtatactatgttatttattttgtttcattctatttAAATTTAAGGTCTATATTTGGTTTTAGAATTTATTTATTAGGGGTTGGGGTGAGGTTGGGATAAGATTTAGTATATAGAGGTTAGAGTTGGGTAATGTTTAGTATTATGTAGGTGATGTTATAATCTTATACGATTTCGACGACGTGGAGTAGAATACTCAGtacatatgtatatacataatcACTAAACGTGTGACGTGAATGTCTTGCTCTTCTTTCCTTTGAAATAATTTTAGACACACCatatattatagagatatacggacacatcaaacatatttttaccagataattgtaaaaaagaAGGGTATAAACGGAAAAATTAGGAtgtaaatgttaatttttttattacgtCAAAATCATTGCCGAGGGTATTCAGCAAATAAGCCATACATTCTACTATATAATTGTTTTGTCGGTTTTTTCTTTCGCtgtctaaaaaaattgttttgtcgGTACCACTGTATTAGGCCTACAATAGTTGTTTAGTCTTTCATATATTCTGAtcatattcaaataaaaatatcatgtgATGTCAAATTATTGTAACGAGGTCGTGACTAAAAAAGTCAAAAGTCAGAGTCAAAACTCCAAACCCATTTGCTGTCTTTGTATTATTAAACGCGGTTTCGggttttaaaaagagaaaacgaAATTCTTTTGGAAAATATTTGACTATTCTTTGGAGAATTAAAAAGAATTGGCAAATTGTAACCGCGATCTTCCGGGCCGCTTCCTTATTTTCAGTCATTAATCAGAGAGACCCTACTTCTCTTCTTGTAGCAATTTTcccaaaattatttaatttgtcgTTAGACATTCTACATCAAAATTCATTTCTTGACAAATCTATCACTAATTCATTAATAGATATCAGCTAATATTATTCATTTCCTGCACAGCAAACCTTTCtcagaaatataatatatgataaatgCGTATATATCTAAGTATCTAATGACATATCTGTAAAACCTAACAATTTTGAGATATgacacagtttttttttctctcttttctggCTAACTAATATTTACTGTGTCGTATTTTTTTTCGTAACTAAActtttttcaaagaaaataacTAAACAGATTGAATGGATTTACCCAAATAACTAAACAGATGGAATGGATTTACCCAAATACAAGATGGAGATAAAGGAGAGGAAAGTCAGACTTAATAATATTAGATAAACTACCATACGCCTTAATGTCTTTTTTTGGacaaagtctttttttttttgaacaaagtcTTTAACATTTGGTATTTCGCATTAGCTCGGTTAGGTGCATTTGAAGCACCGACAGGACACGTGTCAAATTATTTCGAtttcagaaataatttaatgttattttgtcATTAATTTAAATGCTATTGTTTCGAATTTAAAACCTTGAAGATAAAGCTGAACTCATTTGGACGTTCGTATTTTGATTTCAATGTAGGTCATTACTAGTATTTACCAACTACTACTACGTagagaaattttgtttttgttttcttttgttttaaccGTTATTATCTGGTTTGGTTGGTAATCTGCTACTCTCTCGGTTTCAGATTAATTGTCGttctgaattttttatttaaacaaaactattaaattttatatttttatatgactaagttaattaataaactaaaacatagataaaactgaaaaaaataataaataaatgcattgaaaaataaaacaatacttAAAAAGAATCAAATTTTGAACTCTAGAGTGAAAATTAATCTGAAACTAAAAAAGTATtgtataataataacaataagtttttaaaattaaatagtttaCCAATTATTCACAGTTATATGATTTGCAAATTGTAAGATTCAATAAATTAGCCGTAATAATAAAATTCATTGATAatgtattttcatttaaatCTTGTTTCACTAACATTAATTTATTCCCTATATATTGCGTTCTAGTATTCTTTATTATATTGTGTTAAacctaaattttagaaataatgtTGCAGCGTCCAAAAATTGTCTCATGGAGTTATTCTTAGGTAGGTGTTTGAATGATAACTTATAGAATGTATTCTTTccgtttcaaaaaaatatatattctacagttttaaatttattaagaaTACACATAAAATTTAGACAATAAATGAATTGTTTTATGCGTTTAACTATTTTCTATGATTTTTAACCAATCAAAGTTCAATAAATATAATTACTgtctttaaaatttataatttgtcaTTATTACATTCATCGAAAagataaaatatagatattttagaaactgttttttttagaaaaaatagatCATTCTGAAAGGGAGTGAGTATTCATTTTCGAAATGTGTCCTTAgaatttgttttgtaatttcgaagaaaaaaaaaactctctgacTTGTAGTATTATATAAGCTCTTACCACCATCCCAAGAAGGCAAGAATACATCaacgacttttttttttgtcttttaatttaaaattttttttttctattatctCTTAGTTTCGGTTTCATCGGTAAAAGAAAATATactctaatcaaataaataatatttttttgtaagataGATTAATATCAGAGAGctaaataaaaaagtattatGAATTAAAATGTGAATTATTATCATACTACGAAGGTAGTTTTCATGACACTCTTTTGACGTTGAATGTCTCGTGACCTGGCAAATACATGAAAGAAACCAAAAAACTTTATGCTTATTTTAATAAACAAAGCAaaaaagataaatggaaagacaaaaataaaagtttttgcTTTGAACGTGTGCTATTCTGTACCCATCTATATAACAGAGGAGACGGCAATGGCTTCTCTATGAACTTGTAAACCTTACTCTTGAAGACTCCTCTTTTACACATTTCTCTACGTGAATAAGAATCTGAAGAGACATTTCTCAAGGTAAAGCTTATTTTCTTCATATAATTAAGTTTCATTTCCCTACAAATTATTAGATATTTCTGAGTTATTCCATCTTTTGGATAATAATTTCTTCCATCTTGCTCGACCAACTAAAGATCTTCTATTACATATTGATCTTAGCTTAGATTCTCTTATCCAACCATAGCTTTTTAGATATGTTTTCAAGTtcctaaatgattttttttttttttttttggtaaaagccTAAATGATTATTCCGATTATCACTTATCAACTGTGACTTGTGAGTGATCTTGGAGTTTAACGTAGCAGTCGTATAGTTTATGATGCAGAaatcttaattttgtttttgtctcaGTCTTATCCTTTCATTcaagtaaatttttttctataaaccAAATATTTGttgaatttaaaagttatttctAGATCGAATTCTCATTATTTTCATGATTCTCATTTTGCCCCTCCCCGACGCCGTGAGTTCCGGTTGGTTTAAGTTTGGCCAAGAAGTGCTTTTTTTATACACCGTATTTTTATGCCATTTACTAGTCACCATCTCAATCGCATTTATTAGTATGtaatttatcaattaatattaaaaatattactaagAAATGTCGAACTTATTGTACTTAGAGTGCTAATATAGACTGCATTGACTAAACAAGTAACTACTCcttctttacatttttaccaaaaaaaaagtaactacTCATAATATTAATGGTACTTATTTTATCTTTCGAACTTTAGAATAATAAAcctaataatataaattgttgacaaaaaaagccaataatataaattattatgaaACCcagtttgtaaaaaaaaaaaaaaaatatatatatatatatatataattatttttcggTGGAGTACACCCATCGAGGTATTTACTACAACCAACTAAAATAACACATGGACTGGTCTGCTTGTTCCCCGATTTTTGAATACACCAGTGGAGCAATACTGATACTTTCTTAAATATATTCGTGTAGTTCAATAAAGTTACTACACAACGAAATTTAGCATTATTTTAACACGATTTGTTggtaaaaacaattaaataaacTACGGAAAAACATTACTAGAGATCTGATCTCATCTCGTGATCTTTAAGCTTTATTAAGAATCATTCCCACAGTGTTTGGGAGAGAATTAATGATCTAGTCGGATTTTCTAACCACTCACAGAGAGAGGCGGACCCATTAAGCATAAATATATGACACCCTCTTAAGTTAGTAATAAGGAGTCTTTGTCATTTATGGTAAAATTCATCTCTTGACACCCTATTAATCTGAGCCCGAACCCATCCTGATACCATGTcattttgtattaaaattttgacaTCCCATAAAATAATTTCTCGGTACGCCCCTACTCACAGTAAGATATTGTTAGGGGAAAGTTTAATTTCATTAAAACGTGGGTTATTTTGAAATTACAGGATGGTGAGGCTAAAGCAAGTATGGTCAAGTGTAATGGTGTTAGCCGTAGTTGTGATCGGAGCTGGAGCGGTCCCCATCACATATCTTGAATCTGCTGTGGCTAAAGGAGCCGGTacacatttctttttttttttggttccacTACTTAATTAAGGTGTTGATTAAAGGAAAAGTTTGAGCATTCACCATATAAATGGGCATAAAAAGACTGAACCGAATGAATTAAACCACACTTCTTAACCGAGTTTAGTGCAACCAAATGGTATGAacttaaattcataaaattttaatattttcagttatatatatatatatatatatatatatcctggAAGAAATTAGGATTGTTAGGGAAAAATAAGctatttataaattctatttgagtatataattttagaataaaatatatattgtatttataaattgtttctGTTCGAAGTCATGCCAATTTACTAGCCAATTGCtgtataattaatttgataaataaaacatacgttggttttttttggtaactggagaccataaaattttatatttatttaccaTTGGTATAATTGTTTACAACATTCCGATAGTGTGCTTGGACGGTAGCGCACCAGCGTACCATTTCGATAAAGGATCTGGCTCAGGAGTGAACAACTGGATCGTTCATATGGAGGTTAGTTGAAAATAACTTAAAGTTCTATCTTTACTAAAATTCTTATCACAAACATTGATGGAAGAACATAGCTAAGTTAACTTCATATATATGTACTAGGGAGGAGGATGGTGCACTGATATCGCTACATGCGTAAAACGTAAAACTACAATGAAGGGTTCGTCTAAGTTTATGAACAAAGACTTCGGTTTCTCCGGTATCTTGGGTGGCAAGCAAAGCACCAATCCAGGttcttaacatatttttttgtttatcaatttCATGAGTTGCTTATCATGTTTTTGATGCAATGAATTTGATTGGATTTTGTGTCTTCGCAGACTTTTATAACTGGAACAGAATCAAAGTTCGGTATTGTGATGGTTCATCTTTCACCGGTGATATAGAAGCCGTTGATCCGGTAATTCATCAGAGTGTCACCGTGAAATTTTAGTGCTTAAAATCgttaaatcatttaaaaagcATATTGGGGAATAATCTAACTTTAGTACTTGAAAATTTTCAGACAAACAAGCTCTTCTTCCGCGGTGCTAGGGTTTGGCGTGCGGTGATCGATGATCTTATGGCCAAGGGAATGAACAATGCTCAAAACGTATGAACAttggaaacttcaaattttaaattcaactattgatttcttttgattttttttttttttttgaaattgagcattttaattatattaattttcagGCAATACTCTCCGGTTGTTCAGCCGGAGCACTGGCTGCGATTCTACATTGCGACCAATTCAAGTCCATTCTCCCCACAACAGCTAAGGTCAAGTGTGTTTCCGACGCCGGTTTCTTCATCCACGGGTAACATTCATAATCTATAGAACATCACgcagaaaaatattacataaaccaAACAGCATCTTACAAAACTAAGtaacttcttttgttaaatttgTTGTTTTAAACAGTAAGGATATCAGTGGAGGATCTTACATCGAATCATACTACAGCAAAGTCGTATCGACCCACGTACGATCTCTCTCTTTTCCGACCACATTTCCTTAAGACATTAGATTCTTTCTATAGTTAGCCGCTAACCTTGATACTATGTGCAGGGATCTGCAAAGAGTCTTCCTGCTTCTTGCACCTCAAGTATGAAGCCAGAATTGGTAAATCTCTATTAAGACATCGTTGATATAGAGTTGTGCCCGTTGGTTATATTGTATAAACGCTATGTTTGATTGTTTTTGCAGTGTTTCTTCCCGCAATATGTTGTAAAGACCATGCAAACACCACTTTTCGTAATCAATGCCGCCTTCGATTCTTGGCAGGTACTGATTTTTATCTCACTATTACTGTTTTTTCTGCATTAATATGTAACCCTTAAGACTGAGATTTATTCGTAACTGTTTTTTATACAGATCAAGAATGTTTTGGCTCCAACCTCTGTTGATAAACGCAAAGAGTGGAAGGACTGTAAGCTTGATCTTAAGAAGTGTACAGCCGCTCAGCTTCAAACCGTTCAAGGTATATAATGATGAAGATTAACTAAATGGGCTCTTGTTTGATATGTCTACTTGGCTAAACCGATTGGTTTTAATCTCTCAGAGTACAGAGATCAAATGTTGGCTGCGTTGGCACCTGTTCGAGCAACGACGACTAGAGGATTGTTCTTAGATTCGTGCCACGCTCATTGCCAAGGTGGAAGTGCCGCCACTTGGTCCGGTGCTCAAGGCCCCCAAGTCGGCAATACGGTAATCACTCactatatttttaatacaaaagataactaaaaaaagtaaaacagaACGAACACAAGTTCTTAATTGAAAAAATGCTAAAATTATGAAAAGGTGTCATTTTCAGATCGTAGATTAAGTCCATTACTGAATTTTCTAAGTGatagatttagaaaataaaacataaaatgccttctttttttattgaaaagttttCTTACAATCAAAATGTTCTTTTAAATTGTGTTttggtattttatttttcttttcagaaAATGGCGAAAGCGGTTGGAGACTGGTTCTATGAGCGGAGTACGTTTCAGAACATAGATTGTCCATCTTTGAATTGCAATCCTACTTGTCCTGCAGTATCCACTGAAGACTAAAATctattcatgtttttaaattccaaataaatttatttctttgaatattgttgtttaaaattttaatatgatgCATAACTGATACAATTGTTTAAAAGacatgaataataaataaacattaccAATTTATCATCTTTACAATCATGTAAATAGATTCTTTATTACTCGCTTTCgtaaaagataatattttacactaatacacatatattaaaaactatactttttcaaagtaacattaaaatataacttaaatTTAATTCTTGTAactata is a genomic window of Brassica napus cultivar Da-Ae chromosome A2, Da-Ae, whole genome shotgun sequence containing:
- the LOC106437682 gene encoding pectin acetylesterase 11; protein product: MVRLKQVWSSVMVLAVVVIGAGAVPITYLESAVAKGAVCLDGSAPAYHFDKGSGSGVNNWIVHMEGGGWCTDIATCVKRKTTMKGSSKFMNKDFGFSGILGGKQSTNPDFYNWNRIKVRYCDGSSFTGDIEAVDPTNKLFFRGARVWRAVIDDLMAKGMNNAQNAILSGCSAGALAAILHCDQFKSILPTTAKVKCVSDAGFFIHGKDISGGSYIESYYSKVVSTHGSAKSLPASCTSSMKPELCFFPQYVVKTMQTPLFVINAAFDSWQIKNVLAPTSVDKRKEWKDCKLDLKKCTAAQLQTVQEYRDQMLAALAPVRATTTRGLFLDSCHAHCQGGSAATWSGAQGPQVGNTKMAKAVGDWFYERSTFQNIDCPSLNCNPTCPAVSTED